A window from Cryptomeria japonica chromosome 1, Sugi_1.0, whole genome shotgun sequence encodes these proteins:
- the LOC131069116 gene encoding uncharacterized protein LOC131069116, whose translation MKECASTLAGSKGSKTCIEDSSFAFDENSQNLLLVSGTHDGSTSPMGKKVGELNESSYLGIKLVTGVKGNDFIDSGLDNTETNRMVKGVIPEKSESSVKNIDARVYPEPVNCVSHMISDEEKELAFLRSLGWDENAEEDPLTEEEINAFYQQYNGYIHGKRRL comes from the exons ATGAAGGAATGTGCATCGACATTGGCAGGTTCTAAAGGATCAAAAACTTGCATAGAAGACAGCAGCTTTGCATTTGATGAGAATAGTCAGAATTTATTGCTTGTTAGTGGAACCCATGATGGATCAACTTCACCAATGGGAAAGAAAGTTGGTGAATTGAATGAGAGTAGTTATTTGGGGATTAAGCTTGTAACTGGTGTTAAAGGAAATGATTTTATTGACAGTGGTCTTGATAACACTGAGACAAACAGAATGGTGAAGGGTGTCATCCCTGAAAAAAGCGAGTCTTCTGTCAAGAATATAGATGCACGAGTTTATCCAGAGCCTGTAAACTGTGTCTCTCACATGATTTCTGATGAAGAAAAGGAACTTGCCTTTCTGCGCTCTCTTGGGTGGGATGAAAATGCTGAAGAGGACCCTCTGACCGAGGAGGAAATCAATGCTTTCTATCAGCAG TATAATGGTTATATCCATGGTAAACGTAGACTATAG